From Fulvivirga lutea:
TTACTTGTTTTACAGGGCATAAAACTAGCACGATTTGGGTTTAGAACCTAGTCGAGATACAAGCAGCTTAAGACACTGCGTTCCTGTTGGTCGTCCACAAGTTAAGAGATGAAAGTGGCTATGAAATGCTAACCCAAAACGTGCGGACAAACCGCACCTGAGCATTTAGGGCTTCGCACGGTGAAGTCATAATGCGCTCTTAAAACATGTTGTGCAGAGTTAATTTTAATGTCAATCCAGTTGTTTAGGAAAAGTAACTAAAATTTTGCCACTGGAATCAATTAGAGATATGCCGTTTTCTGAACTATTAACAACTATTTCTTCTTCAGGATTTTTGTCCGATAATATTTCCACTAACTGGCGAGTCAAGAGTTTAATTTCTTCAGGAGGATTTGTGATGCCTTTTTTCTGCATTTCCAGTCTACCCTTATACACTTCCAAATAGTGTTTAACGTCAAGTTCACTCATAATTGCCAATATTCTGCACAACGCCCCTGTAAGGCGCGTTTGTTTACTTGTTTTACGGGCATAAAACTAGCACGATTTGGGTTTAGAACCTAGTCGCAAAACAAGCAGCTTAAGACACCCCGTCCTTATAAATTGTCCGCAAGTTAAGAGATGAAAGTGGATGTGAAATGCTAACCCAAAACGTGCGGGCAAGCCGCACCAAAGCATTTAGGACTTCGCACGGTGAAGTCCAAATGCGCTATTACAACTTGTTAGCCGACTTTAAAATTTCAACAAAAATCCTATCATTAGAATTGGAAGAATATAACCAACAATTAGAAGTATTACCCCATTTCTTAGTTGTTGCTTCTTAGCAGCCGGTTCAAGGTTGTTAAAGTCACTCTTGAATTCTTCGTAGAGGTTAGATTTAATGAAAGTCAAATAGTTGGCAAGAACTAAAGTTATGTATAAAACTAAACCCCAAGTTGGAGCGTTCGCGGGTAATTCAATGTTAAGCAATGAGATTAAAATTGAAATAATCCAGCCAGCATTTAATAGGACAATCAATGATAGAATAATTGAGGTGTTCCAATGGGGAATATCGTTCGGCCACCTTCTATAAAAAACCTGAAATATTAAGCGAAAAACTCTGCTGTAACTCATTTGATTTGAAGTTGGACACTGGCGGCTAACCTTTAGATTGAGTCGATATAATTATTCAAAGATATCCATTATGGTTATTGTAAAGTGAACTTGTGGGTAACTCGAAAGAGTTATCCATAAATACACTTTAAAAAAAGAAGCAGGTTAGGAACCATGCGCTAACCAGGTTAATGACCTATGGGGCGATTTGGCAACCTGCTTCTCATTTACATGTTCAAATGGATATCCGGGAACGTTCACCGCGTAGTCCCAATACCAAGGTTTAGAATTAATTAAATGAAATTATGAAGAAACTAGCTTTAACCCAAACCCTTTACCCCTATATCGTAGGAGTAGATGTAAGCAAAGAGAGTATCGATGTTTGCATGATCGACACAGCGCAAGATCGCTGTGAGAGCAAAGTATTGACCAACACCAAGGAAGGTTATATGAAGCTAAAACAATGGATGAAACGCTTAGGCAATGATGTAGATAACCAGACTCTGTTCTGTATGGAACACACCGGTATTTACACCCGTAATCTGGTCAAGTACTTACTAAGTAGGGGGTGTAAAGTTTGGATGGAGTCATCACTTCATATTAAAAGGAGTATGGGTCTAGTACGAGGCAAGACCGATAAGATTGATGCTGAGCGGATTGCAATGTTTGCCTATACACACCAAAAAGAGGCTAAATTGGTAACGATGACACACGCTACCCTAGACAGGCTCCAGTACTTAATGCGTACACGAGTGCGTTTGATGAAAGGATTGCAGAGCCAGGAGAAGGCCATTAATGAAATGGAATACTTTGATAAGAAAGCGGGACGTGAGATGCGCATGATGTGTCGTCAGGCGCTAGAAGGTCTGAATAAATCATTAGCTAAAGTAGAGGCAAAGATGTTGGAGCTGGTGAGTATCGATAGGGAAGTACGAGCACTTTACGAATTGATAACATCGGTAAAGAGTGTTGGTAAAGTATTGGCAATAGACTTGATAGTCTATACCCATGGGTTTACTAGAATGCTAGATGGTCGGAAGTTGGCCTGCTATTGTGGTGTGGCACCTTTTGAGTATCGGAGTGGTACAAGTATTCATTCCCCGTCAGGCACGTCACAATTTGCCAATAAGATATTGAAGAGTCATTTGCATATGGCTTCAATGAATGCCATTCGTTGTCATCAGGAACTTAGGGAATATTACCTGCGAAAAGTGGAAGAAGGAAAAGGGAAAATGAGTGCTATTAACGCTGTGAGAAATAAACTACTACATCGAATAGTGGCAGTGGTAAAACGAGGAACACCTTATGTAGAGAAATTGGATAAAAAGTAGACAAACTACTTGTTTTTATCATGGATATCGCCCCTGTAAGGCGCGTTTGTTTACTTGTTTTACTGGGTATAAAACTAGCACGATTTGGGTTTAGAACCTAGTTCCATATAATGTAGCTTAAGACACTGCGTTCCTGTTGGTCGTCCACAAGTTAAGAGATGAAGGTGGATGTGAAATGCTAACCCAAAACGTGCGGCCGAGCCGCACCCGAGCATTTAGGACTTCGCACGGTGAAGTCCAAATGCGCTCTTAAAGTATGTTGTGCACAGTTTATTCTGTTTTCAGATATTTTTCGATTCGATGAATTTCAGATTGCTTAGAAAAATTAGTTCGATCGCAAATGTTAGTCCATGCAATATTCTTACCCTTAGGGTATGGCATTGTAGACTCATCATGTTCAAAATAACTAATATCATCTGCATAAATCACGTAGGTTTTATCAATTTCAAAATGATACCCACAATCACCACCACCCCGTCCAGAATAGATGGCGATAATTTCAGAATCAAAATTACCTTTGAAAGCTTTAATTAGCTCTACTTGAAATTTTTTAATGACTTGGGAACTTAGAAAGGCATCAACAAATATGCTGTCAGGTAAAGTTGAGTTTCCCGAGTCAATGAGTGTTATTTCTTCTTCGCTAATTATTCTGCCAAGAATTACTGAACTGGAATTATCTATTTCACTTTCTATTGTATTGTTTCCAGAGCATGAACAGCCAAATACGTCAAATGAAATGGCAAACAGCATAATGGAAGTTGTAAGTATTAATTTTTGCATTCTAATTGTGCACAACACCCATGTAAGGCGCGTTTGTTTACTTGTTTTACAGGGCATAAAACTAGCACGATTTGGGTTTAGAACCTAGTCGAGATACAAGCAGCTTGAAACACCCCGTCCTTATAAATTGTCCACAAGTTAAGAGATGTAAGGGGAGGTGAAATGCTAACCCAAAACGTGCGGGCTGACTGTGCCAAAGCATCTAGGACTTCGCAACGTGAATTGCTAATGCGTACTTACCGCTAGTTATGCACTTTTTACATTATTCAATTTGACTACGAACCCAATTGATGTTTGCTTGCTTCTTGAAATCGAACCAGTCCTGCCGATATTCTGAATTGTCAATTGCCCATTTGAATTTGCTGAATGGTTTGCCTTCAGAAAGCAACTTGAATAACCTCTCCCGAAAGTCGGTGTCTGTCAATGAGTGTGCGAAATCTTCCATCATTTGAAATCCCTGTCGGGAATCCATTTTCTCAAACGGGAGATAGTTATCCAAATCAGCGTCAATTCGGTCAATAGTTTCTTGCCAAGGTTCGGGGTCGAAATATTCACTGTCTGGGTTGGGATAGTATTCAATCGTCCCAGTCTGTTCGTGAAAAAAGCAGACATGTCCACAGTCCAGAAGCTCTGCTATTTCTTTGATATGTTCCTCCGTTGGTGTCATTTCCGTTCTGAAGGCATTGTGCACAGCACCCCTGTAAGGCGCGTTTGTTTACTTGTTTTACAGTGCATAAAACTAGCACGATTTGGGTTTAGAACCTAGTCGCAATGCAAGCAGCTTAAGACACCCCATCCTTACAAGTAGTCCACAAGTTAAGAGATGAAAGTGGATGTGAAATGCTAACCCAAAACGTGCGGGCTAGCCGCACCAAAGCATTTAGGACTTCGCACAGTGAAGTCCAAATGCGCTATTACATTATGTTACCACACGGGTTTTATTCTCTTCCTAGTCCATTCCAAAATTTTAGCATAGTCTGTTTTTCCTTCTGCTACAGAAATAACCATGTCATACTTATCATCTTCTGTTGCATCAATGTCCATGTTGGAGGAAAGAAGAATTAGTCGAAACAATGTATAGCCTGTTCTTTTATTTCCGTCAACAAAAGGATGGTTAATCAGAATGCTCTCAAGTAAGGCTGAGGCTTTTTCTTCTGGGGTTTGATATAAATCCTTTCCATCAAATGTTTGAAAAGGTCTTGAAATAGCTGACTCTAGAAGAGGTTTATCTTTAAGTCCGCTTGCACCACCGAATTCTTGAATAAGTCTTTCATGGATTGAAAGAACGTCCTTAATTTCAAGCATGCTTATTTGGCTAGACGTTGAAGTAGTCCAAAGTCATCCTTTAAAACCTTGTCAAGATTGCCTTTTAGATCAATACTTTGATCCTTGTCAGCTTTCTTAAACAGCTCGTAAACAGCTTCAAGAGTTTGATCCGGCAGTCTGTCGATGATTTGGTTGATTTTATTTTTTACTTCAGTTCTTGTCATATCCTAATATACGAAATATTTGAATTCAAAGTTCCTGAAGTATAGATCCTGTGTGGTAACGCCCCTGTAACGCGCGTTTGTTTACTTTCCCGATAGCTATCGGGATTACAGGGCATAAAACTAGCACGATTTTGGTTTAGAACCTAGCTCCACAACAAGCAGCTTAAGACACTGCGTTCCTGTTGATCGTCCACAAGTTAGGAGTTGAAAGTGGATGTGAAATGCTAACCCAAAACGTGCGGGCTAGCCGCACCAAAGCATTTAGGACTTCGCACGGTGAAGTCCAAATGCGCTCTTACAAAATGTTACCCGCTTGTCATTTTCAGCGTCATTGTTAGCCGATTAATATGAGAGTCCAAAAGCCGAAGCTGCTCAATAACTCTGTTTTTATTTTGCCATCTTATTACCAGAAATATTAGTGTTAATGGCAAAGTCAGTGCGAATAAAATTATCAAAATGTAAGGTGCAAGTGCACCAAGATATCCCACTGTCAGCAATTCACTTTGATTTTGATTAAATATTGATGGTTTGATAAGTTCTGGCTGTTTATTAAGTTCAGAAATAAGTTCTAAGTTATTTCCATAATTTTCAGCAATAAATGAATTCATTTCATTTACCTGTTTTAGCAATTCATGATAAGACCCTTCAAGGCGATTGTTCACAAGTTCACGAATTTTGAATTGCGTGTTTTCCAAATATGACAATGTTCGATTTAATTGCATAATGCAGTAATACTTGCGGGTAACGCCCGGCTAGCGCTCTGTTTGCTACCTAGGCTTATTTGCACCCAAAGTAATGAATTCTGTGTTTTGAGCCAAGTTGCAGAAAACTTTAGCAAAGACCTTTCTGCATTCCTTGCCGCCCGAGTCTGCTGGAGGGCTTGAACCCTGAAAGTAGCTGCAGGAAGACTTTACACTTAAAGCCAAGAATGGAAACACAGAATGAATGGGCGAGGAGTAGGCAAAAACCAGTAAAGTACTTAAG
This genomic window contains:
- a CDS encoding IS110 family RNA-guided transposase is translated as MKKLALTQTLYPYIVGVDVSKESIDVCMIDTAQDRCESKVLTNTKEGYMKLKQWMKRLGNDVDNQTLFCMEHTGIYTRNLVKYLLSRGCKVWMESSLHIKRSMGLVRGKTDKIDAERIAMFAYTHQKEAKLVTMTHATLDRLQYLMRTRVRLMKGLQSQEKAINEMEYFDKKAGREMRMMCRQALEGLNKSLAKVEAKMLELVSIDREVRALYELITSVKSVGKVLAIDLIVYTHGFTRMLDGRKLACYCGVAPFEYRSGTSIHSPSGTSQFANKILKSHLHMASMNAIRCHQELREYYLRKVEEGKGKMSAINAVRNKLLHRIVAVVKRGTPYVEKLDKK
- a CDS encoding type II toxin-antitoxin system death-on-curing family toxin; the encoded protein is MLEIKDVLSIHERLIQEFGGASGLKDKPLLESAISRPFQTFDGKDLYQTPEEKASALLESILINHPFVDGNKRTGYTLFRLILLSSNMDIDATEDDKYDMVISVAEGKTDYAKILEWTRKRIKPVW
- a CDS encoding UPF0158 family protein, whose protein sequence is MHNAFRTEMTPTEEHIKEIAELLDCGHVCFFHEQTGTIEYYPNPDSEYFDPEPWQETIDRIDADLDNYLPFEKMDSRQGFQMMEDFAHSLTDTDFRERLFKLLSEGKPFSKFKWAIDNSEYRQDWFDFKKQANINWVRSQIE